CATAGAAtttcagaaaacattacattGCATCACCGAAGAATCTCACGTTATTGTGTGCCTTCAAAGCACAAGGGAGGTTGATGGTCGCTGTATCATCTATACAAAGCTCAGAGCCACGGACACAAACAGCAGAAGTTTGAAGAAGCTAGTCATGGAGGAAGAGAAGGCACTGCTAACGAGGGCGCTGGCTTGTGCATTcagatttgtgttgtttttggagCTGGTTGATTGGGTGGTGGTCGTCATACTCCAAACGCCGTTTGAACTCCCGCCAGCGCCGCCTGCTTGGTTGGGGCCATTCCAATTCCCATTCGGAAAAGCACTGTTGTTCATTTTAGCAGTGCTGTTGGTATTAGGAAATGAAGTAGTAGTGTTTGTGCTAAGGGTAACCTGCATACAGCCGAACAACCCAACTAGCAGAACCAGGCAGACGTGCACTCTTAGAGCCATTTTTCTGATCTGacaaaaacataacacaaaaatcATATCAGTATAGAAGTATAAGCACTTCTTTTTTTACTAGCTCCGTAGTGATGTTTAACACTTGCATATcatcagcgttttttttttttttttagataaaagatTAATATGTGATCATACAGGTTCAAAGGCATTCAGAATTTAATTTGCGAACACTGCATTAGTTCAAAGAAATAATTTAGAGCTGTAAACATGCCCTGGGTACTCACCAGCGGTGCTCCACACAGATAATGCTGATGCTTTACCTCTGCAAGCGGTGATGTGCAGTGTCTCTGAACAGATGCAGATGCTTTTAATAATGACACCAGTGGAGgaagtcacatgattcttcaaaaaGGAGGGTCAGTGATGGAAAGATCATGCTGACAAGATTTCCTTTTGTTTAACAAATAGTTTGTTTGCTTTTCGTCAGGTATCATGGTTACAATTGGAATACTGGCTTGAGTTGGGTTTACGACAAAAGATTTCCAAATATAGAATTATATAGAACAGTCCTGTTTCTTATGtacatacaatgtacttattatagtaattacaataactatgtaataacaaggcactaaccctgaacctacctctaaacctaaccctaccccatgtagttaccttgtgttaccagaactttcttagttaaatagtacactataagtacatgtacgtactgaaaaataaagtgcaactgaagtcttattttaaatttgatatgCCTACATAGCTGGGTAATCTTACAAGAGCTTATCACTGTCATTAGTAATAACAGGGTTTCTAAATGTTTTGTGTTCTGTCAGAAGATGAAAATGAAAGCATGatggtaagaaaaataaactgcTTTCCCAGCTGGAAAATTCTTTTAACAtctatgtttttgaaatgtgaatACGTGATAAATGGTTTCCAGCTTCTCATCGCTGGTTTAAGTAGTTGTGAAGATGGCTTACCAGCTGTTTGGGACCTGAAAGAGCTGGTAGATTTATCTTGGACAAGTGTCCCTGTAGTTTTtggtagttttctttttttatatatatatgttatttgttCCGACCATGGTTGGGTAAGTGTAATGCGTTGTTGCGAAGTGATGAAAGTTTGGCTGAAAGTTACCATCAGTGTTTAATCCCTGCTAATAAAAGCCAAAGTTGTACCCTTAAGCAGGCAGAAAGCAATATTTCTTTATTGAATGACATCACAAAGTAgctttgtattcattatatttcattatatagatttaataatttttatagtgTAGATTTTATTGAACAGTGCAGAGCTTTTGATTAAAAAGAATGCTTTTTatggtttttttattattgcagtaGTATTAACAGAATCGTGCATTTaacttaatcatttttttttttttaccaaatggaTTATCAGAAGTTTATCAGACTCTTTAATATATTGAAATGCTTCTATTTCATGTAAACCTGTCCAGTAATCCTGTTTGTTGCTCCTCTTCATCAGTAGATGGAGGTTATATTGTGAGACTGTTCTGTTTTGGTAGCTATTAAGTTCATTTGATGTTTCCATTATATATTACACATTAAAATCACTTGAAAATGTGGAGCGTGTTatccatttgttaacatgaatTTATAGTTTGATCCAGTTTAGAAGAAAGGCCGTGTGACTCGGCTGACCCTCAGAGCCCTTGCATCATGGCCATCAGAAGGAGCGTACTGAAGACTGATGTGAAGAGTGAACCCATGCTGCATCTTGAGCTTGTGTTTCGACTGAGGTTTTGATTGGGTCTCTTCACACTCCGTGTACGGAGAGTGGTGGTCCTGCGTGTGGTGGAGACAGTAGTGAAGAATTTGCCTGTTGTGACTGGGCCTTCTGTAGTTGGATGAGTATTAGAATGGGAAACCTCTGAAGTTGAAGTAAAGAGAAGGCCACTCCTGGAAGACTCCTGTTCCTTGGTGCTTCTAGATCCCGATTGGTCATCCTTGGTATGTAGGAGTGACGTCCAGAAGTGCGTGGTGACCACTTGTACATATGGGTGGCTTGTCACCTCTGTACCAACTAAGAATGGGGACAGCGTGTAGGTTTCAAAGTGCCAGCTCCCTGTACTGGACAGATGAGCCTCTCCGCAGGTATGCCAGGTGTGGCAGGGGCAACCGAACACTCGAGCGGAAGTGTGTTTGGTCCACACCAACAGGTGGCTGATATTGGCAGTTTCTTCACAAGCCCAGGGATTTTCCCCTAGAGTGATGAGCTTCAGACTTGGAAGATTCTCAAATGCCCCTTCACTGATCGTGGTGAAGCGGTTTGCGTGCAGGTAAAACCGAGCCAAACTGTGTAGCCGGTTCATGGACCCCGGCAGAATCTGGACCAGAGTGTTGTAGGATAGATCTACCACCTCCAGGTTTTGGGGCATGTTGGTAGGTACCGTCCAGAACTTGTTATGACTGAGGTTGAGAGCCTTCAGGTTGGGGAGCGTGTTGTTGATGAAGACCACACGTTCCAGCTTATTGACGGACAGGTCCAGAACTCTGAGGTTCCACTGGTGTGCTGTGTCATCCTTGTTAAGAACACGCAGACGGTTTCCTGAGACGTTGATTTCCCACAGCGCCCGTGGCAGCGAGGCTGGGAAGTGATGCAGACGGTTGTAGGAGATGTCCAGGGAGCGCAGATGTGTGAAGGAGCTTAGGTGGTGGTCCAGGTCAGATAGCCGATTGTGGGTCAGGTTGAGGGATTGAATGTTTCGCTGCAGGCCCTCCGGCAGATGCCTAACCCCCCTCCAGGAACAGTCAACTGTCCGATGGCTCTTGCTACAGGAGCAAACACTGGGACAGTCTGCATGTACGCGTGTACATGTAAACCACAGCAAGAGCAGGCAGGACATCGTTGCACACACGGGCATCTTCATTGTGTTCCTGTAGACAATTGCAAGAGAtacgttttttttatgttacatgttatttgtttttgtagtattttacTAATATCATGACTGGTAGtactttgtgatttttttttttttaagtgagtcTGATTATATTGAGTCTGATTACAGAAAGATTTAAGATAACAGTCTGATTACATATGATAGAAATCTAATTATAATGCACAAGAAAATGAGTCTGATAACAGCGTGTTGCGTAGTAGGTAATGACAATAGGTgcatttacatggacactttttgcttccatcggaatgaattcattctgattgacgaatccgaacgttgtgtttacatgaatggtaaataaagtgattgggttgatttgaaagtgaagtgacattcagccaagtatggtgacccgtactcagaatttgtgctctgcatttatcccatccaaagtgcgcacacagcagtgaacacacaaaaaccgtgaacacacacacggagcagtggacagccatttatgctgcggcgcccggggagcaggggcacctaagtcgtggtatgtccggcccgagactcgaacccacaaccctagggttaggagtcaaattctctaaccactaggccacaacttcccctcaCAATGTGCGTCACAATGCACAACGTTTACATGTTACAAGCTTCTGAttggatttactcttttgacatgcgcacactgcatgaatatacagagtttaCCGCcgctgttttaaaaagcacacgtgATATTTATCTACTTTGGGTCCTAATTAGGCGATgaccagcacatgaactgttgtgctgcttaactttactttagtaaaaaaaaaaagtattaaaagtgCACCCTTCCCGCACCCAAAACTAGTCGTCTGTTGATAAGAGTCGTGGTCCTGTTCCACTTCACATACACTGAGTGAAAggggagttttataatgacaggacacttatttatgacactttattcacCAGGAAGAACACATTGTAATACGTCATTATGCTATTTCTAAGTCACTGCACATGTGCGGTACTTTCCAGTTTCTGTTTTCAATCCGAttaagtgtttacatgtccttTCGCTTGGATTACAAAAGGGATTaaccaccccttacaatctgATCGAAATTTTAGTCGGATCGAGCCAATTCAATCCGATTTACATGCTATGAGTCTGAGCTTTAGTCAATCTGATTGTATTAAGTGACAGGGTCTGATGACATTAGTTTGACATTAGAGTAATGCAGTCTGTGTGATTTATAATTGAGTGTCAGGAGTCTCATTAAAATGAAGATGAATTTAGCATTTGGTGAGTTCGATGATGGTATGTAATTTATGGCGAGTCCAAATTTGATTATATTGAGTAACTGATTAGGTCTGATGACAGTAATTCTGATTAATGCAGAATGGTGAGATCGAGTCTAACTACATTGAGTAATGCAATTTGTGCCCGATTACAGTGTGTCAACACAGTCTGATTATGACTGACTGAGTCTTATTACACAGTGTCTGAGGCCACATAATCACAATGAGCCTGAACTTTAGCGAATCTGAATatagaatataattaaaatgacaatgtttAGTCTGATTATAGTGAGTGACAGCAGTGAGTCTGATTATGGTTAGTGATGATAATAAATCTAATTATAGGGTGTGATAACCGTGGGTCTTATATAACCtttgatattgatttttttttttttaagtcagtgtAAAAGGtttgtgtatgtactgtatgtgttttgcCTCTTTTGTTTGCAGTTGTGAAGCTAGTCAAAGCATTGGCATGAGTTTTGAGAAAGAGTGTTAGACATGCAAACATACAGCAGAGCTGTGAAGGTCTTCATGCAGTGCCTCTGCAGATCTGCCTGCACCTAGATCTGCTCGACTCTCTAAGCACGTGCTtagaaaaaaactgcatttatatataatgtgCTTAGCTGCTTGTTCATATCATGCCACATTCCATGAAAATGTGATCGTCTAATCTAATCTTTCCTCAGGTAAACTTTGCTGCATTGTGAATTACTTACCTTCTCCTTGTCATCACTCTGTGCTCCTTTTTCCTGtcctctttctgtctttcagttTCTCTCCATCCCTCACCTCTTTTTTTCTGCTTGATCTCCAGATTAGCACGGCTctgatctctttcttttttatgcTATTCTCGCTTTATGCCGCAGTAAAATCCGAATCCCGTCTTTCTCTGTGCATGTCCCTTTCTGGGATCACTATAATagcagaggggagagaaagagaggcagGGTGGGGAGATGTAGTAGAGTCTATGCCCTGgtacaagaaagagagagagaggaagtgctGACATCTCTGTTTCCTCTTTAGGATTCCCTCATTCAGCATCAATTTCCTCTTGCTTTCTTTTTTGctctctccccctccctctccttCCCGTTTTCCTTCTTTCTTCAGTCATTAAGCAACACTTAACCTGTAATTCAGACCTGAATATGTTTTGTCTGAGTTTTAGATTACTGGGATTGAGTCTGGTGAAAAAGACTAATTTCAAATTGGAAAAATTCTAAAATGAACACAATTTCTGATCTTGCAGAAATGTTCTGGTGATTTCAGTAAAATTGTTATTCTGATTATGCTGTCAGCTATATGTAAGAGTACAGCACTGTCATCTCCGTTTAACACAATTCACCATTTTAATCAGTTCCTCACACCCAGTCAACACGTGTTGTAAAATTCagtgttttaatttaaaacccTAATAATGAAGCACTTCTTAATTCTTAGTGTAGTATAATTCCTAGCACGCTTTTTGGTTTGCGTATTTAAAGCTCCTCACCATCATGTTCTTGCCcaggcaggtgtgtgtgtttgtacgttTTGAACAAAAGAGTGCTGGTACAGAAACTTCTCAGTGccactctccatctctctctccgtTCCTCTCCCTTTTTCTTCCTCAATCGCTTCATTCTTTCAGAGCTTGCTAATGCTGCCCAGTAATGAAACATCCTCTGCCTACTAATGTAGCTTTgcactgtgtgtgagtgtatgatgctgtatatttgtgtttgtgtgtgtcaagCAGAAATGCCATAGAATGTTTTACTAAATCCATCTGCACTCAGTTCTTGTTTTACATGTGCTGTCTACTTTCTTCCCTTACTTCATTGATCTGTTCATCTAACACATATCCCCGCtccattttaaaagattttgtgGCATGTGTTTTAGTGGGtcacagtgtttttgtgtgtgagccAGGCAAAAGGAAAAGTCAGAGGTAAAAGTGAAAGGAATTGCCACATGACGTATAGTCTTTTGAAATGTATTCAATTTGTATGTACAGTAATAGTTAATGGACATTTTTCaacaagtttttgttttagtGAATCGGAATAATATCAGTTATAATACAGGtcaaaatagcttttttattaaaacaattgttAACCTTTAAAAGTACAATCACATAATATCAACATATATAATGTAATCTTAACACTCATTTGTTCATGTAAAGTTAAGTCTTTGCATATGCAAGACACGAAGACGTCGTCTGGAAGATTGTGACTCACTGAGAAGTCTGTAGAATTTGTTAATTCACAATTTGTTTAGTTAAAAAAGCTGTCATGTCGAGGGTAAGAGTGCCGTGAGTCCCTGACATCCTCATGTTTATACAACGTATATGTGTTGTTGCTTGAGAGCAATAGTCTCAGAAATATCACTATTTTCTTGCTTTTTCTTTTGACTGTTCTTATTCCTCATCTGCATTGCCGTGTGTGAACTGCTGTACTGCAAGACTGAATGATATGttccacacaggacaggagaacCTGCTACCCAGATGTTGCTCCTCCTGTGCCGGGCTTTCCATCTTCTCCAGACTACCCAAAGCAAGATTACCATTAACAGCAACAAAAGGCACATAAAAGCAAGAAGTACTTCAAAAATATATCTGTGGGTTTTCGTGTCATTTTCTACTGCGGAATTAGCTGATTTGTatgttgataaaataaatgtcttgGGTTTCTGTGAAATAGTTTGTGTTTTTGACACGTGCCATCTAGTTGAACGAGTTGTCAAACTTGGTTTGCGTCCACTCATGCTTTGCGTTGGTTTTTCCATCTCGGTTAGCAGATCATTATTGGAATAATTTTCATTTGGAATTGAATCTGCTGTAGGTCCGTGATTTGTCGGTTCATATCGAGACTCCGTTGTTTTGGTGGGATGGATATTGGCCCGTTTTGTTGAAATCCTGGATGGAATTTCCAGTGTTCTTGATTGTAGTAATCCATTTGTTACAACTGATGTggtatgaatatttttttctgaaggtCTTGGATTTAGAGTGAACATCTTAATGAGATTTTCTGTGGTGACTGGAATAGTTTGAGACATATGCACTCCATCTGTGGGAGCTTGATTTGATGTGTCCTTTACTAACGCGAAACTTGTTTGGGACATAATTTTGTTAAGgattgtgtatttgtttgttgtgCTCTGTGACTGTGTTTCTGCATTACTCCGATGGGTTCTGGAATCCTGTAGACTAATGCCTGTTGGCACAGAAGTTTCCTCTGGTCCTTCTGAGTCAAACAAATGTTTCTCTATCAGGATTGGAAGAGGTGAAGTGGAAGCCGTTTTGCTGCTTACTAATGAATCATTTGTTCGTGTTTGagtatttttctttatattttttggaGTCAGCAGAAGTGAAGTGGAGTCTTGTATTTGCCTCTTCAATGTGAATGTAGGTGGCGTAGGTTTTGACACTCTCCAATCTGTGGTTGTCACAAGCCAGTTGGGTTTCCCATTTTGCCAGGTTACAGAAACAGTGTGTGGAGGATGTTTTATGATTTCAGGCTTGACTGTTAATAAAGTTGTTTGTTTTGTCCTTGCTGGTGGAGTTGGTTTTGAAATGCTTTGCATGATGAATGGCGTCATATTGGGATATTCATCCTTTGTTATTTGTGGAACTGGAGTTGGTTGCAGGTTGTCATTTTCCATTGTTGATGAAAGTATGTCATTATTTGGAATGTGTGGGTCCATGGCAGACTTTAGTAGAGTTTCCTGTTGAATTCTATATGTTGTGGCCAGATGTGGGGTGGACATGGTTGCAATAAGGTGTACAATTTTCAGACTGGGTTTTGTCATTTTCTGTTTGGGGCTCTGGAAATGTTGAGTTGAATGTTCAAGTAGTTGTGGAGCTCCTGACAGGGTGTTTTCTTGTGACACTTGTGGTGGCAGTTCAGTGAGAAAAGATGTAGGTGTAGAATAATTAGTACCATTTGTTCCAGTAGAGTGAATGATGGGTTTTGGAATTTTCTGTTTCGTTCTGTGGAAGTGTTGAGCTGATTCTTCAGCTAGTTCTGAATCTCCAGATTGAGTTGTTTCCTGTGAGTCTGGAAATGATGATTGAGTGGGTAGAGACTCCATAGCTGTGGAGTTATTTATGCCATTAATACCAGTGAAGCGGTTGATTTGATCATGTACGGCAATTGAAAAAGGTTCTTCTGCTGCTTTGGAGGAGTTTTTGATAGTGAATTTTGTGGAATCAGGGATGTGTTGCTCTGTAACTTGGCTGGGTTCTATAATGTTCTGTATTGTGGTCTGGAGTCGTTGAGTTGATTGTTCAGCAAGTTGTAAATCTCCTGATTCAGTTGTTTCCTGTGAGTCTGGAAATGATGATTGAGTGGGGAGAGACACCATAGCTGTATAGTTTTTTGTACCATTACTACCAGTGAAGTGGTCAATTTGTTCATGTAtagaatgatttttttgtattgtggttAGGAATTTAGTTGATTCTTCAGCTAGTTGTGAATCTCCTGATTGAGTTGTTTCTTGTGAGTCTGGTAATGATGAATGAGTGGGGAAGGACGCCTTAGAAGTGAAGTTATTTGTATCATTAATGCCAGTGAAGTAGTCGATTTGTTCAAGTATGGAAGGAATATTCTGTATTGTGGTCTGGAGTTGTTGAGTTGATTCTTTTGCTAGATTTGAATCTCCTGATTGAGTTGTTTCCAGTGTGTCTGGTAATGATGATTGAGTGTGTAAGGATGCCATAGCTGTAGAGTTATTTATGCCATTAATGCCAGTCAAGTGGTCGATTTGTTCATGTATGGCAATTGTAGAAGGATCTTCTGCTGCTGTGGTGGGAAATTTAAATGTTGAGGAATCAGGGATGTGTTGCTCTGTAACTTCACTGGGTTGTGTAATTTTCTGTATTGTGGTCTGGAGTCGTTGAGTTGATTCTTCAGCTAGTTGTGAATCTCCTGATTGAGTTGTTTCTTGTGAATCTGGAAATGATGATTGAGTGGGTAGAGACGCCATAGCTGTAGAGTTATTTATGCCATTAATGCCAGTGAAGCGGTTGATTTGTTCATGTATGGAAGGAATATTCTGTATTGTGGTCTGGGGTTGTTGAGTTGATTCTTCAGCTAGTTGTGAATCTCGTGATTGAGTTGTTTCTTGTGAGTCTGGTAATGATGAATGAGTGGGGAAGGACGCCATAGAAGTGGAGTTATTTATACTATTAATGCCAGTGAAGTGGTCAATTTGTTCATGTATGGAAGGAATATTCTGTATTGTGGTCTGGGGTCGTTGAGTTGATTCTTCAGCTAGTTCTGAATCTCCAGATTGAGTTGTTTCCTGTGAGTCTGGAAATGATGATTGAGTGGGTAGAGTATCCATAGCTGTAGAGTTATTTATGCCATTAATGCCAGTTAAGTGGTCAATTTGTTCATGTATGGCAATTGTAGAAGGATCTTCTGCTGCTGTGGTGGGAAATTTAAATGTTGAGGAATCAAGGATGTGTTGCTCTGTAACTTCACTGGGTTGTGTAATTTTCTGTATTGTGGTCTGGAGTCGTTGAGTTGATTCTTCAGCTAGTTGTGAATCTCTTGATTGAGTTGTTTCTTGTGAATCTGGAAATGATGATTGAGTGGGTAGAGACGCCATAGCTGTAGAGTTATTTATGCCATTAATGCCAGTGAAGTGATCAATTTGTTCATGTATGGAAGGAATATTCTGTATTGTGGTCTGGGGTTGTTGAGTTGATTCTTCAGCTAGTTGTGAATCTCGTGATTGAGTTGTTTCTTGTGAGTCTGGTAATGATGAATGAGTGGGGAAGGACGCCATAGCAGTGGAGTTATTTGTATCATTAATACCAGTCAAGTGGTCGATTTGTTCATGTATGGCAATTGTAGAAGGATCTTCTGCTGCTGTGGTGGGAAATTTAAATGTTGAGGAATCAGGGATGTGTTGCTCTGTAACTTCACTGGGTTGTGTAATTTTCTGTATTGTGGTCTGGAGTCGTTGAGTTGATTCTTCAGCTAGTTGTGAATCTCCTGATTTAGTTGTTTCTTGTGAATCTGGAAATGATGATTGAGTGGGTAGAGACGCCATAGCTGTAGAGTTATTTATGCCATTAATGCCAGTGAAGCGGTTGATTTGTTCATGTATGGAAGGAATATTCTGTATTGTGGTCTGGGGTTGTTGAGTTGAATCTTCAGCTAGTTGTGAATCTCGTGATTGAGTTGTTTCTTGTGAGTCTGGTAATGATGAATGAGTGGGGAAGGACGCCATAGAAGTGGAGTTATTTATACTATTAATGCCAGTGAAGTGGTCAATTTGTTCATGTATGGAAGGAATATTCTGTATTGTGGTCTGGGGTCGTTGAGTTGATTCTTCAGCTAGTTCTGAATCTCCAGATTGAGTTGTTTCCTGTGAGTCTGGAAATGATGATTGAGTGGGTAGAGTATCCATAGCTGTAGAGTTATTTATGCCATTAATGCCAGTTAAGTGGTCAATTTGTTCATGTATGGCAATTGTAGAAGGTTCTTCTGATGCTGTGGTGGGAAATTTAAATGTTATAGAATCAGGGATATGTTGCTCTTTAGCTTGATTGAATTCTGTAATTTTCTGTATTGTGGTCTGGAGTCGTTGAGTTGATTCCTCGGCTAGTTGTGAATCTGATTGAGTTGTTTCTCCTGATTGAGTTGTTTCTGATAGAAATGGGTGAGTGGGGAAGGATGCCATAGCAGTGGAGTTATTTATACTATTAATTCCAGTGAAGTGGTCAATTTGTTCATGTATGGCAATTgtagaaggttcttcagatgtagTGGtggacatttcaaatgttttggaATCAGGGATATGTTGCTCTATAGCTTGATTGAATTCTGTAATTTTCTGTATTGTGATCTGGAGTTGTTGAGTTGATTCTTTAGCTAGTTTTGAATCTCCTGATTGAGTTGTTTCCTGTGAGTCTGGGAATGATGAGTGAGTGGGAAAGGACGCCATAGCAGTGgagttatttataatattaatgccAGTGAAGTGGTCAATTTGTTCATGTATGGCAATTGTAGATGTTTCCTCTGATGCAATGGTGAGAATTTTAAATGTTGTGGAATCTGGGATATGTTGCTCTGTAGCTTGATTGAATTCTGTAATTTTCTGTATTGTGGTCTGGAGTCGTTGAGTTGATTGTCCCACTAGTTGTAAATCTTCTAATTGAGTTGTTTTCTGTGAGTCTGGTAATGAGTGAGTAGGGAAGGACGGCATAGCTGTAGAGTTATTTGTACCAGTCATACCAGTGGAATGAGTGCTTTGTTCCTGTACGTGAACTGAAGATGTTTTCACCTCAGTCTCCATGATCTTTGGCCCTTCTGGTGTTGTAAATTCCAGTTTGTCTGGCATTGTCATTAATGGTTTGATGGTGTTTGCATCGTTGTACATTTCATCCAGAAGTCTCCATAACATAAAGAAAGCATAAGCCTTTTCTGGTAAACGTAATGCATTTTGTAGGTCTAGGTTCTGCCTTCTCACTCGTGACCTTTTCACACCATCTCCACCCTTCCACTGAAGTGTTTCTGCAGTGGTGGGGTTCGAGTTTGTGGTCAAAGAGATGCTCAGTGACAGCAAAATGGCCAACAGATAAAAGAACAAACAAGGTCTAAATAGCTCcatgtttaatatttgatttttatgtctatagagagagaacaaaacagacataaatatttaactttatattttatatgtttatttatttacatttgtattattaaacaaatatatttatatttcatataaaatactgTTTCCTCAGGAGATTGTCCTATTAATAAAGTACGTATACAATAACTCCATTCACATAAGAGTTTAACTATCTACAGCTGTTCAagttattatatatgcatattttaaatatgatgtatttatattaaacaaCAGTGTCTTTTCAGCCAGTCAGAAATACATAATTGAAGAACTATAGATATTCCAGCATTATATTTATAGAGTATAATGATCACATTCATTTTTCTATTTAAGGTTATTTAATCTATTAAATTCTTCTCAGTGGTGTTTGACTTCAGTACTGCATACAAAGTTTTCTAACTGGAATTATCAACCAAATAACACTCAAACAATAAAGTTTCTTTGTCAAAATGTTTCTTACCATTTCTAGGATGTTCCTCTGTCTCTCTTCACAAAGATCAGAATCATAAAGTCAGAGAAGGCGTTTCATTTATGAACTGCCCTGGATGGTTTGCTTTACTATTTATAACatgctgaaaatataaaacagtagATCACGTGATCATCTGTTAAATGTGAATGAATAGCAGAAACATGGGTGTGGctgtaaaatgatgtattttctCATGGTGGTGTGATGCTACAAAATGAAATGGTGTGgatttaatttatcttaatttgacCTAGGTTTTGATTCAGATGAGAAACCCCAAGTCTTGTATAGTTTATAAAGGTTTGAAATAAAGAcaaagaattgttttattttacagaaacacAAAACTGCACACAGTCATTGTTTGTGTCAGTTTTtctttaactaaaactattagaacatccttaaaacaagatacgCTTCAAATTGGATGAATCTGATTGTTTTCAGGTAAAATAATTAGAATTCATTAAAAGAAATGGCAAATAGTCTTATcatacatgtttttgtttttcaactaCATATATCTCATTTAaaacctgttaacctgcaccaGAACACCCGCATCCTCAACTCCCCTCAATTAGCATGTCAATTTTTACggatagattaaatgaaacgggacaaat
Above is a window of Carassius auratus strain Wakin chromosome 35, ASM336829v1, whole genome shotgun sequence DNA encoding:
- the LOC113054490 gene encoding oligodendrocyte-myelin glycoprotein, with protein sequence MTRRRNTMKMPVCATMSCLLLLWFTCTRVHADCPSVCSCSKSHRTVDCSWRGVRHLPEGLQRNIQSLNLTHNRLSDLDHHLSSFTHLRSLDISYNRLHHFPASLPRALWEINVSGNRLRVLNKDDTAHQWNLRVLDLSVNKLERVVFINNTLPNLKALNLSHNKFWTVPTNMPQNLEVVDLSYNTLVQILPGSMNRLHSLARFYLHANRFTTISEGAFENLPSLKLITLGENPWACEETANISHLLVWTKHTSARVFGCPCHTWHTCGEAHLSSTGSWHFETYTLSPFLVGTEVTSHPYVQVVTTHFWTSLLHTKDDQSGSRSTKEQESSRSGLLFTSTSEVSHSNTHPTTEGPVTTGKFFTTVSTTRRTTTLRTRSVKRPNQNLSRNTSSRCSMGSLFTSVFSTLLLMAMMQGL
- the LOC113054489 gene encoding mucin-6; the encoded protein is MELFRPCLFFYLLAILLSLSISLTTNSNPTTAETLQWKGGDGVKRSRVRRQNLDLQNALRLPEKAYAFFMLWRLLDEMYNDANTIKPLMTMPDKLEFTTPEGPKIMETEVKTSSVHVQEQSTHSTGMTGTNNSTAMPSFPTHSLPDSQKTTQLEDLQLVGQSTQRLQTTIQKITEFNQATEQHIPDSTTFKILTIASEETSTIAIHEQIDHFTGINIINNSTAMASFPTHSSFPDSQETTQSGDSKLAKESTQQLQITIQKITEFNQAIEQHIPDSKTFEMSTTTSEEPSTIAIHEQIDHFTGINSINNSTAMASFPTHPFLSETTQSGETTQSDSQLAEESTQRLQTTIQKITEFNQAKEQHIPDSITFKFPTTASEEPSTIAIHEQIDHLTGINGINNSTAMDTLPTQSSFPDSQETTQSGDSELAEESTQRPQTTIQNIPSIHEQIDHFTGINSINNSTSMASFPTHSSLPDSQETTQSRDSQLAEDSTQQPQTTIQNIPSIHEQINRFTGINGINNSTAMASLPTQSSFPDSQETTKSGDSQLAEESTQRLQTTIQKITQPSEVTEQHIPDSSTFKFPTTAAEDPSTIAIHEQIDHLTGINDTNNSTAMASFPTHSSLPDSQETTQSRDSQLAEESTQQPQTTIQNIPSIHEQIDHFTGINGINNSTAMASLPTQSSFPDSQETTQSRDSQLAEESTQRLQTTIQKITQPSEVTEQHILDSSTFKFPTTAAEDPSTIAIHEQIDHLTGINGINNSTAMDTLPTQSSFPDSQETTQSGDSELAEESTQRPQTTIQNIPSIHEQIDHFTGINSINNSTSMASFPTHSSLPDSQETTQSRDSQLAEESTQQPQTTIQNIPSIHEQINRFTGINGINNSTAMASLPTQSSFPDSQETTQSGDSQLAEESTQRLQTTIQKITQPSEVTEQHIPDSSTFKFPTTAAEDPSTIAIHEQIDHLTGINGINNSTAMASLHTQSSLPDTLETTQSGDSNLAKESTQQLQTTIQNIPSILEQIDYFTGINDTNNFTSKASFPTHSSLPDSQETTQSGDSQLAEESTKFLTTIQKNHSIHEQIDHFTGSNGTKNYTAMVSLPTQSSFPDSQETTESGDLQLAEQSTQRLQTTIQNIIEPSQVTEQHIPDSTKFTIKNSSKAAEEPFSIAVHDQINRFTGINGINNSTAMESLPTQSSFPDSQETTQSGDSELAEESAQHFHRTKQKIPKPIIHSTGTNGTNYSTPTSFLTELPPQVSQENTLSGAPQLLEHSTQHFQSPKQKMTKPSLKIVHLIATMSTPHLATTYRIQQETLLKSAMDPHIPNNDILSSTMENDNLQPTPVPQITKDEYPNMTPFIMQSISKPTPPARTKQTTLLTVKPEIIKHPPHTVSVTWQNGKPNWLVTTTDWRVSKPTPPTFTLKRQIQDSTSLLLTPKNIKKNTQTRTNDSLVSSKTASTSPLPILIEKHLFDSEGPEETSVPTGISLQDSRTHRSNAETQSQSTTNKYTILNKIMSQTSFALVKDTSNQAPTDGVHMSQTIPVTTENLIKMFTLNPRPSEKNIHTTSVVTNGLLQSRTLEIPSRISTKRANIHPTKTTESRYEPTNHGPTADSIPNENYSNNDLLTEMEKPTQSMSGRKPSLTTRSTRWHVSKTQTISQKPKTFILSTYKSANSAVENDTKTHRYIFEVLLAFMCLLLLLMVILLWVVWRRWKARHRRSNIWVAGSPVLCGTYHSVLQYSSSHTAMQMRNKNSQKKKQENSDISETIALKQQHIYVV